GCGTGCTTCAGGCGTTCCTGCACCGGCAGGTCACGCCAGGGGCTGCCCGCGCCGACCTCGCGCTTGATGCCCTTGTAGCGGTCGGCGAGTTCCAGCAGCCGTTCCGTGGCGTCGGGGCGGCGGGCCAGGATCACGTCCTCCACCGCGTCGCGCAGCTCGGGTTCGATGTCCTCGTACACGGCGAGCATCCCGGCGTTCACGATACCCATGTCCAGCCCCGCGCGGATCGCGTGGAACAGGAACACGGCGTGCATCGCCTCGCGCACGTGGTTGTTCCCCCGGAACGAGAACGACACGTTGCTGATCCCGCCCGACACGAGGGCACCCGGCAGGTTCGCCTTGATCCAGCGGGTCGCCTCGATGAAGTCGATGGCGTAACGGTCGTGCTCCTCGATGCCGGTCGCGACGGTCAGCACGTTCGGGTCGAAGATGATGTCCTGCGGCGGGAAGCCCACCTGTTCAGTCAGCAGGCGGTACGCGCGGGAGGTGATCTCGATGCGCCGTTCCAGATTGTCGGCCTGTCCCTGCTCGTCGAAGGCCATGACGACCGCCGCCGCGCCGTAACGCCTCAGGAGGCGGGCGCGTTCCAGGAACTTCTCCTCGCCGTCCTTGAGGCTGATCGAGTTCACGACCGCCTTGCCCTGCACGCGCTTGAGGCCCGCCTCCAGGATCTCCCACTTGCTGGAATCCAGCATCAGCGGCACGCGGCTGATGTCCGGTTCACCGGCCAGGAGGTTCAGGAACTTCACCATGGCGGCCTCGCCGTCGAGCATGCCCTCGTCGAAGTTCACGTCCACGATCTGCGCGCCGTTCTCGACCTGCTGCCGCGCGATCTTCAGGCCCGCGTCGAAGTCCCCGGCCAGGATGGCCTTAGCAAATTTGGGGCTGCCGGTCACGTTCGTCCGCTCGCCGACGTTCACGAAGTTCAGTTCCGGCGTGACGTTCAGCGGTTCCAGGCCGCTCAGGCGCAGCACGGCGGGCTGCTCCGGGGCCGTGCGCGGCGTGATCTCGCGCACCGCGTCGGCAATCGCGCGGATGTGCTCGGGCGTGGTGCCGCAGCACCCACCCACGATGTTCACGAGGCCCTCGCGGGCGAAGTCGGCCAGCACGCTCGCCGTGTGCTCCGGCGTCTCGTCGTACTCCCCGAAGGCATTCGGGAGGCCCGCGTTCGGATGCACCGACACCAGCGCCTCTGTGTTCGCGGCGATCTCGCGCAGGTGAGGGCGCAGCAGGTCCGCGCCCAGCGCACAGTTCAGACCCAGGCTGAACAGGTTCGCGTGCCCGGTGCTGATCGCGAAGGCTTCCGGCGTCTGCCCACTCAGCGTGCGGCCGGACGCGTCCGTGATCGTGCCCGACAGCATCACCGGCAGCGTCTTCCCGGTGCGGGCGAAGGCCTCCTCGCAGGCGAACAGCGCCGCCTTGGCGTTCAGGGTGTCGAACACCGTCTCCAGCAGCAGGAGGTCCGCGCCCCCCTCGATCAGGCCCTCGGCGGCCTCGGTGTACGCGGCCACCAGATCGTCGTAGGTCACGTTGCGGAATTCCGGGCGTTCCACGTCCGGCGAGAGGGTCGCCGTGCGGTTCGTCGGGCCGATGCTCCCCGCCACCCACCTGGGTTTCCCGTCGCGAGCTGTGAACTCGTCGGCCACCTCGCGCGCCAGCCGCGCGCCCTGCACGTTCATCTCGCGCGCCATGCTTTCGGTGCCGTAGTCCGCCTGACTGATCGTCGTGGAGTTGAAGGTATTCGTGCTGGCGATATTCGCCCCCGCCTCGAAGTACGCGCGGTGCACGGCGCGGATCACGTCTGGCTTCGTCAGCTGGAGCAGGTCGAAGTTCCCCCGGTACATCCGCAGCGGATCGGCGCCGTCCCAGCGGAAGTCGGCCTCGGTCAGTCCGGCCTGCTGGAGTTGCGTGCCCCACGCTCCGTCCAGAATCAAGATTCTCTTGCGCGCCTCGGCGCGGATATCGGTACTCATGGTCTACCCCTGTACAGCAGAAAGCCGCCCCTGGGCGGCCTCGAAAGTCCTTGCGCGAGTGCTGCGCCGCTTCTGGGCCATCGTCCCCGCTCGCACCATCGTCAGCGCACCCACGCGGGTCTTCTCTGAAAGCACCGAGTGCCGCAATGAGGGCCGGTTGCCACGCCATCACAGGGCAGAAAATTCCCTCCGGCGGTTCTGGATGACCACGCCCGGCAGGCGCGGTTCCCGGCAGGATAGCGCGCCGCGTGAGCCGCCCACCGTGACGTGCATGGACAGGGCCGCCGGGTTCAGGGCGTCTTCACCCAACCTGAATGCTTTAGAAAGCAAAGTAAGGGGTTCGACAGTCGGCCCGCCTGTCGGCGCATAAGGTGTCGCCCATGACCAAGAACATCCTCGTGGTGATGTCCAGCGAAGACCAGCTCCCGCTCAAGGACGGCCAGACCCACGCCACCGGCTTCTACCTCAACGAATTCGGCGTGCCCGCCCACCGCCTGACCCAGGAGGGCCACAAGCTGACCATCGCCACGCCCAAGGGGAACCGCCCCCCCATGGACCACGGCAGCGACACCAAGGACTTCTTCAAGGACGAGGCCGAACACCAGCAGATCAAGGCCTTCGTCGAGCAGACCCTCAGCGGACCCATCCACAAGCTGAGCGACGCTGCCGCGAACCTCGACCAGTTCGACGCGGTGTTCCTGCCCGGCGGGCACGCCCCCATGATCGAACTCATGCGCGACGCCGACCTGGGCAAGGTCCTGCGCCACTTCCACGAGAAGGCCCAGCCCACCGCGCTGATCTGCCACGCACCCGTCGCCCTGCTCGCCGCGCAGCAGGACGCCGCCGCCTACCAGACGGCCCTGCAGAACGGCGAGACGCCCGCCGCGCAGGACTTCATCTACGACGGGTACAAGGCCACCGTGTTCAGCACCCCCGAGGAGCAGGACGCCGAGAAGACCTTCGAGGCCCCCATGCAGTACTACCCCGCCGACGCCCTGCGCGCCGCGGGCATGGACGTGCAGAACGGCGGCAAGTACACCAGTCACGTCGTGCGTGACCGTGAACTCATCACCGGGCAGAACCCCATGAGCGACGAGGAATTCGTCACCGCCCTCCTCGGCGCGCTGAAGGGCGACACGGTGAACGCATGAGCGTCATCGCCGTCCACGCCATCATCACGCCCAAACCCGAGCACGTCGACACCGTCCAGGCCGAGATGCTGAGCATGGTCAAGGCCAGCCGTCAGGAGGAAGGCAACCTCCGCTACGACCTGCTGCGCGAGGAGAAGGACGGCACCGTCCGCTTGCACGTGCAGGAACGCTACCGCGATCAGGCCGCCGCGCAGGCCCACCGCGACAGCGAGCACTACCAGGCGTACCGCGCCAAGGCCGGCGACTGGTTCGCCAGCGCTCCCGAGGTGACGGTGCTTCAGGAAATCGACGTCGCCTGACCTGACACACGTACGAGGCCGCCACCGGATCAGGTCCGGGAGGCGGCCTCCCGCGTATGCTCAACGCGTCGCGGGGACCGCACCGGATGCCAGCGCGGCCAGCAGTGGGTTCAGCACGTCCCAGCCCTCTGTCCCACCGGGGCTCAGGAGGGTCCGCGCCTCGGCGGCCAGGGCGGACGCGACCTCCCGCTCGCCCTGATCGAACGCCAGCGCCGCCTGCTCCGCGACGATCAGGCCCCGGATCGACCCGGCGTTCAGGGTGCGGGCGCTGTCGTCCGCCTCGCGCAGCGCCGCCGACGCCTCGCACCACTGCCCCATTCGGCGCAGGCACGCCCCGACCTTCCACAGGCTCAGCACCCGCCCGCGCGACAGCGTGCCCGCCGGGAGGACGTCCACCGATTGCCGGTACGCCACCGCCGCCTGCGCGTACTCTCCGGACCGGTACGCACCGTACCCCAGCCAGTACAGGACGTTCGAGGCCCGCACCGGCAGTCGCTCGCGCGTCAGGGTCAGCGCCTCCTGCAGCCACTCCGCCGACGCGGGCCAGTCCTCCAGGCACGCCATGGCTGCGCCACCCTCCAGCAGCAGCGCCGAGCGGACATCGTCATCCAGCGCCCCGCCGAAACGCCCCAGGGCTGCCCGCACCTCCGCGACCGCCAGGGCGTACTCGTCCCGTTCCGTGTGCCACTTCGCGCGCCGCGCGGCGAGGTCTGCCCAGCACCCCGCGTCGTCCAGCCCGGCCGCGAGCGCCGCCAGCGCGTCCAGTTCCGCCTCGCGCCCCGGTTCGTCGTCCAGGTGGCGGCACAGCTCACTGCGGGCTACCCGCACTGCGAACGCCTGACGCGGCGGCGCCCCGCACGCCAGCGCCCGCCCGTACAGCGCGAACGCGTCGGCGTGCGCGAACAGCCCCTCGGCCTCCCGCGCCGCCCGCACCCACAGCGGCCACGCCCGCTCCGGCTGCCCGCCCGCCTCGAAATGCTGCGCGACGGTGCCCGCCGGAGTGCCGTCCGGGGCCAGCGCCGCCAGCTGCCCATGCAGGTGCCCGCGCCGGGCGGTGCCCAGGTCCTCCAGCAGCGCCCGGCGGTGCAGGTCATGCCCGAACCGGAACCCCGCGCCGTCCGGGGTGACCAGCCGCGCCTCCTGCGCCCGCTCCAGCTCGTCCAGCGCCTCCCCGACCGGCACGCCCACGCACCCCGCCACCAGCGACACGGGGAAGGACTCGCCCCACAGCGCCCCCGCCTGCAGCAGCTGCCGCGTCACGCGCCCCAGCCGCTCCACCCGGCCCCGGATCGCCTGCGTCACCGACGGCGGGACCGGCACCTCGGCGTAATCCACCGTGAACGCATCGAACGGCGTGTGCCAGCGCCCACCCCGCTCCGCGAGCAGACCCCGCTCGCGCAGGTCGCGCAGCGTCTCCATCAGGAACAGCGGGTGCCCGGCGGTCGCCTCGAACAGCCGCGCGGTGAACAGCGGCGCCTCCCCACCCGCCAGTCCCGCGATCAGCTCGTTCACAGCCTCTCTGGGCAACTCGGTCAACGTGAGGCGCGCCGGGTTCACGCGGCCCAGCACCGCCAGCACCTCCGCCCGCTCCTGCAACTCCCCCGGGCGGGCCGACAGCCACACGTGCCGCGCGCCCCGGTGCAGCGCAAGGAACGCCGCCTCCAGCGACCCGGCGTCCAGCCAGTGCAGGTCCTCCACGACCACCGCGCGCCCACCCGCCAGGGCCAGCAGCGCCTGCGCCAGCACGTCCAGCATCGCCCCACGGTCCGTGGACGCCACGCCGCCCGGCGCGCTCAGGGCCGCCGCCAGCCCCGGCCGCAGGAACTCCGGGCACCACGCCAGCCCGCTCGTATCCGAACGGAACGCGTCCAGCAGCGCCCCGAACGGCAGCGGCGTCAGCTCCGGCGCGCCGCGCAGCACCAGCGCGTCCCCCGCCGCCTCGCGCAGCAGGCGGGACTTCCCGATCCCTGCCTCGCCCAGCACCAGCATCGTCCGCGCCGCGCGCAGCGCCAGCACCTCCGCCGCGCGGCCCACCAGCGCCGCCGCCGGAGGAGCCGCCGGGCGGTCCCGCTCCAGTCCCTCGGCCAGCACCCGCGTGGCGGGCAGCGGCTCGGCCCCCAGCTCGTCCCGCAGGCGGCGGCACAGCGACCGGTACGCGTCCAGCGCGTCCTCGCGGCGCCCCATCGCGGCCAGGACCTCCATCTGTGCCCGCACGCTCCGCTCGCGCAGCGGGTCCAGCGTCAGCGCCTGTGCGTGCGCCGAGAGCGCCGCCGCCCACCCACCCCGACCCGCCTCGAACGCCGCCAGGGCGTCCAGCGCCCGCAGCTGCTCCTCCAGCGCCTGACCTGCCACGCGCTCCTGCCACTCCTCGAACTGCGCCGCGCCCGGTACGCTCAGGTGATCCAGGAACCGCCCCCGCGCGAACGCCGCCGCGCCCGCCACGTCCCCCGACGCCAGCGCCGCCCGCAGCGCGAGGAGGTCCACCTGCACCTCGCCCCGCAACGCCACCGCGCCCGGCCCGACCTCCAGCCAGTCCGACAGGCCCGCTCCCTTCAGGCGGTGCAGCTGCACCCGCAGGTTCCGCCGCGCCGCGTCCCCCTCCTGATCGGACCACAGCAGGTCCGCCAGCACCTCGCGCGGCGTCTCGCCCTCGACCGCCAGGAACATGAGCAGCGCCAGACTCTTGCCCGTGACGTCCAGCGGCGCGCCCACCACGCTGGCGCGGGGCACACCCAGCGTCCGCAGGACCAGCACTGACCCGGTGTTCATGAGTGTCCCCAGTGTACCGCGCAACGCCCGTGCAACACCCCCCCGGTCAGACTGATCAGCAAGGAGCCCCCGTGACCCCCCCGAATCCCCCCACCGAGTACCTGATCCGCATCGAACCCCTTGCCCCATCCGCCACTGCACCGTCACGACCGACGGTCCGGCTGGAACCGCAGGGCCGACCCCAGGACGCCCGCACCTTCCATGACGTGGACGAACTGCTGCGTCACCTGTGGCTGCTGCTGGAAGGGCGCGGCATACGCTGAAGCCACCATGGGAAGAGGTCGGGCCATGACGCGCCCGACCTCTTCCTGTTCCGACTGTGTTCAGCCGACCGTGCCCTGACGCGCCGCGCGGGCCTTGAGAACCTGCGGCACCACCAGCGCCGCCACCACGATCAGCAGGATGAACGCCGACAGCGGCTGCCGCACGAACACGCTCATGTCCCCGCCGCTCTGCTGCATGGCGGTCCGGAACTGACTCTCCGCGACCGGCCCCAGGATCACGCCGATGATCGCGGGCGTGACCGGGAAGTCGAAGCGGCGCATGCCGTAGCCGATCACGCCGAAGATCGCCAGCAGGAACAGGTCGAACACGCTGTTGTTCAGCGAGTACACGCCCACCGTGCTGAACACCAGAATCCCGGCGTACAGGAACGGACGGGGAATCAGCAGCAGTTTCGCCCAGACCGGCGCGAGCGGCAGGTTCAACGCGAGCAGCATGACGTTCCCGATGTACAGGCTGGCGATCAGGCCCCACACCAGTTCCGGGCTGGTCACGAACAGCAGCGGCCCGGGTTGCAGGCCGTACTGCTGGAAGGCGGCCAGCAGGATCGCGGCGGTCGCGCTGGTCGGCAGGCCCAGCGTCAGCAGCGGCACCAGCACGCCCGCCGCCGAGGCGTTGTTCGCCGCTTCCGGCCCCGCCACGCCCTCGATGGCGCCCTTGCCGAACTCCTCGGGGTGCTTGCTGAGTTTCTTCTCCAGCGTGTACGACAGGAACGTGGGGATCTCCGCGCCGCCCGCTGGGATCGCGCCGAACGGGAAGCCCAGCGCCGTGCCGCGCAGCCAGGGTTTCCACGAGCGCCGCCAGTCCTCGCGGTTCATGCGGGCGTTCCCGTCCAGCTTGATCACGCTGGCCTTGCCCTTGCGCAGGCGGCTGGCGACGAACAGCGTCTCGCCGATGGCGAACAGGCCGATCACGACCGTCACGAAGTCAATCCCGTCGAGCAGTTCCGGGTAGCCGAGCGTGAAGCGCGCCTGACCACTCTGGAGGTCCGTGCCGACCAGGCCGATCGCCAGACCCAGGAACAGGCTGATCAGGCCGCGCAGGGGCGACCCGCCGAACGTGGCGCTGATGGTCACGAACGCCAGCATGATCAACGCGAACTTCGCGCTGGGCGGGATCTGCACCGCCACGTCCGCGATGGCGGGCGCGGCGAACGTCAGCAGGATGGTGCCGATGGTGCCCGCCACGAACGACCCGATCGCGGCGGTCGCCAGTGCGGCGGCGGCGCGGCCCCGCCGGGCCATCTTGTTCCCTTCCAGCGCGGTGATGATGCTGCTCGACTCGCCCGGCGTGTTCAGGAGGATGCTGGTGGTGCTGCCGCCGAACATTCCGCCGTAGTAGATCCCGGCGAACATGATGAACGCACTGACGGGCGGCAACTGCGCCGTGACGGGCAGCAGCAGCGCGACCGTCAGGGCCGGGCCGATGCCCGGCAGCACGCCGACCAGCGTGCCCAGCGTGACGCCGATCAGCGCCCACAGCAGGTTCAGCGGGGTCAGGGCCGTCTCGAAGCCCGCCAGCAGGGAGGTGACGGCCTCCATCACAGCACCCCTTTCAGAATGCCGGGCGGCAGGGTCAGGCCCAGGCCGCGCGTGAACACCACGTACGTGACCAGCGCGACGATCAGCGCGACGCCCGCCAGCAGAGGCAGGCGGCGCTCACCGAACGCGAAGCCCACGCTGAAGTACATGACGGCCGTGCCCACCACGAAACCCAGCGGCACCAGGATCAGCGACCCGATCAGGAAGCCGCCCAGGATCAGGCCCGGCTGACGCAGGTCCGGCTGGGCGTCCGGGTCGCTGTCCTCCTCGGCGGCGGGTTCGGCCCGGGAGCCGCGCAGGGTCGCCACGAGCAGCAGCGCGCCCAGGGCCAGCGTGCCGACGGACACGATCATCGGGAACACGCGCGGCCCGACGAAGGCATTGATGCCGAACGGGATCTTCAGCGTACCGATCAGCAGGAGCGCCCCGACGATCAGGACGCCCACGGCGACCAGCAGGTCCGGAACGCTCAGCGCGGGCCGCGCGGGCGGGGTGAGGGTGGGGGAGGGGTCAGACATTCACGTACCTCGGCGGGGGTGGGGGTGGGGGAACGTGGGGCCGGGCGGCGCGAAGGAAACTCGCCACCGCCCGGCACGACCAGCTGCAGGCCTTACTTCACGAGGCCGATGTCTTTCAGAATCTCGCGGGTGCGGCTGGCTTCCAGCTTCAGGAACACGTCGAACTTGCTGCCGCTCATGTACAGGTCCGTCCAGTTGCGGGTCTTCAGGGTGTCCTTCCATTCCTTGCTGGCGTGCAGCTTGTCCATCACGGCCACCAGCGCGGCCTTCTCACTGCTGCTCAGGCCGGGGGCGGCCACGATGCCGCGCCAGTTGGCGAGTTCCACGTTGAAGCCCTGTGACTTCATGGTGGGCACCGGAATGCCGGGCTGCGCCTTGGGGGCGCTGATGCCCAGGGCGCGCAGTTTCCCGGCCTTGATCTGCGCCTCGAACTCGCCGTACCCGGCGACGGCGGCCGTCACCTGATTGCCCAGCACCGCGGCGAGGGTTTCACCGCCGCCGCTGAACGGCACGTAGTTCATCTTCTTCGTGTCCACGCCTGCCGCCTTGGCGAACAGCCCGACGAGCATGTGGTCGGTGCCGCCGGCGCTGCCGCCCGCGAAGGGCAGATTCGGGTTGGCCTTCCACGCAGCGGCCAGGTCGCCCAGGTTCTTGTAGGGGCTGCTGGCGGGCACCACGATGACCTCGTACTCGCCGGTCAGGCGGGCAATCGGCGTGACGCGGCTGAGGTCCACCTTCGAGGAGTTCGTCTGGATCGCGCCGACCATCACGAGGCCCATGGTCATCAGGAGGTTCCCGTCGCCCTTGCTGTTGTACAGCTGCGCCAGGCCGATGGTGCCGCCCGCGCCGGGCACGTTGAACACCTGCACGGGCTTGGCGATGCCCTGGTTCTGCAGGACGGTCTGGATGGCGCGGCTCGTCTGGTCCCAGCCGCCGCCGGGGCTGGCGGGAGCCATGATGCGCAGGTTGCTGACGCCCTGGGCGGTGACGGGAGTGGCGAGGGTCAACAGCGCGGACGCGGCCAGAATGGCGGTTTTCTTCATGGGTGTTCCTCCGGTGAGGGGGTGGGTTGTGGTGTCCCCCGTAAAGTACGCCCCCCGGACCGGCGGAACAAGGTGTTTTTTGCGTGCTGGCCGCGCAATCCGTGCACGCAATGCACGCCCGTGAACGGAATGTACGCAACCCCTGCCAAGGTGGGGCTGCCGCCTCCTACAATCGGGAGCGAACACCCATGAACCGACGCCGTCCCAACCTGCAGGGCCGACTGGTGCGCCTGCACCTGATCGTCCTGTGCGCCATGACCGCTCTGCTGGTCGGCGTGCAGACCGCGCAGCTGTACGGCGAGGCCCGCGAACGCCTGGGTGAACGCGCCCTGACCGCCAGTCGCATCGTGGCGAAACTACCCGCGGTGGTGCAGGGCACCGAGAAGGGCACGCAGGACGCTGGCCTGAACGCCCAGGTGAACCTGCTGCGCGAGGAGGCCGGCGCGGACTTCATCGTGGTCGGGAATGCGCGGGGTATCCGGCTGGCGCACCCCGTCCCCGAACGGCTGGGTAAACCCATGGAGGGCGGCGACAACGTGCAGCCGCTGGCCGGGCAGGAGGTCGTGTCGGTCGCGCGCGGCAGCCTGGGCCTGAGTGTGCGCGGCAAGGTCCCCGTCTGGGCGGGCGGCGTGCCCGGCACGCGCGTGGTGGGCGTGGTCAGCACCGGGTACCTCATGCCGCAGGTGTGGCATCTGGTGGGCAGCGCACTGATCAGCCTGCTGCCGTGGTTCGTGCTGGCGCTGGGCCTGGGCACCGTCGGCGCGGTGTGGGCCGCGCGGCGCCTGCGGGCCGAGATCCTGAACCTGGAACCCGAGCAGATCGCCGCGCTGGCCCGCCAGCAGCGCGCCGTGCTGGCCGCCCTGCGTGAGGGCGTGCTGGCGGTGGATGCGGGCGGGCTGGTCACGCTCAGCAGCGACCGCGCCGTGACCCTGCTGGGCGGCCAGAGTCCCCGCGCCACTGGCGACCCTCTGGCCGGAACTGGCCCTCCTGACCGCCGGCCACCCGGTCGCCCGCGCGCAGAACCTGGAAGTCACGCTGCGCGGCCAGCCGGTCCTCGTGAACCTCGAACCGCTGGAGGGCGGCGGGTTCGTCGCGGGCTTCCGCGACCGCGCCGAGGCGCTGGCCCTCGCGGAGGAACTCACGCACGCGCGGGGCTTCGTGGACGTCCTGCGCGCCCAGACGCACGAGTACCAGAACCGC
This region of Deinococcus sp. JMULE3 genomic DNA includes:
- the metH gene encoding methionine synthase; this translates as MSTDIRAEARKRILILDGAWGTQLQQAGLTEADFRWDGADPLRMYRGNFDLLQLTKPDVIRAVHRAYFEAGANIASTNTFNSTTISQADYGTESMAREMNVQGARLAREVADEFTARDGKPRWVAGSIGPTNRTATLSPDVERPEFRNVTYDDLVAAYTEAAEGLIEGGADLLLLETVFDTLNAKAALFACEEAFARTGKTLPVMLSGTITDASGRTLSGQTPEAFAISTGHANLFSLGLNCALGADLLRPHLREIAANTEALVSVHPNAGLPNAFGEYDETPEHTASVLADFAREGLVNIVGGCCGTTPEHIRAIADAVREITPRTAPEQPAVLRLSGLEPLNVTPELNFVNVGERTNVTGSPKFAKAILAGDFDAGLKIARQQVENGAQIVDVNFDEGMLDGEAAMVKFLNLLAGEPDISRVPLMLDSSKWEILEAGLKRVQGKAVVNSISLKDGEEKFLERARLLRRYGAAAVVMAFDEQGQADNLERRIEITSRAYRLLTEQVGFPPQDIIFDPNVLTVATGIEEHDRYAIDFIEATRWIKANLPGALVSGGISNVSFSFRGNNHVREAMHAVFLFHAIRAGLDMGIVNAGMLAVYEDIEPELRDAVEDVILARRPDATERLLELADRYKGIKREVGAGSPWRDLPVQERLKHALVQGIADFVDVDAEEAYQELGSPLKVIEGPLMDGMNVVGDLFGAGKMFLPQVVKSARVMKRAVAYLTPYMEAEKQEAGGKGKVLLATVKGDVHDIGKNIVGVVLACNGYQVTDLGVMVPTEKILDEAERIGADVIGLSGLITPSLDEMVTVAREMTRRGLTLPLLIGGATTSRAHTAVKIDPAYPGPVVHVLDASRAVTTTADLLADPAGVQDRVREEYDALRERHGGRQVRLIPIEDARARAPQVSPTPAPAPREPGRQIIEQPIAELLDFIDWTPFFIAWEMKGIYPNILTDPLRGEEARKLFADAQALLQRAIDENLLTARGVIGLWPARRDGDDIVVDIERLMVDGNDQTPSSINHQPSTILHTLRQQRDQTTPNAALADFILPDGDHIGAFAVAIHGAEELAAAFEAQHDDYNAILVKAIADRLAEAFAEKLHRDVRVRHWGYAPEETLGNDDLIRERYQGIRPAPGYPAQPDHTEKRTLFTLLNAGEVGLRLTESCAMTPAAAVSGLYFAHPEARYLAVGRIGRDQTLDYARRKGQSIEETERWLGPILAYDPAGVESGQLIVDGRNPSTINLQPSTAAGGGQ
- a CDS encoding type 1 glutamine amidotransferase domain-containing protein; this encodes MTKNILVVMSSEDQLPLKDGQTHATGFYLNEFGVPAHRLTQEGHKLTIATPKGNRPPMDHGSDTKDFFKDEAEHQQIKAFVEQTLSGPIHKLSDAAANLDQFDAVFLPGGHAPMIELMRDADLGKVLRHFHEKAQPTALICHAPVALLAAQQDAAAYQTALQNGETPAAQDFIYDGYKATVFSTPEEQDAEKTFEAPMQYYPADALRAAGMDVQNGGKYTSHVVRDRELITGQNPMSDEEFVTALLGALKGDTVNA
- a CDS encoding putative quinol monooxygenase; translation: MSVIAVHAIITPKPEHVDTVQAEMLSMVKASRQEEGNLRYDLLREEKDGTVRLHVQERYRDQAAAQAHRDSEHYQAYRAKAGDWFASAPEVTVLQEIDVA
- a CDS encoding BTAD domain-containing putative transcriptional regulator, whose protein sequence is MNTGSVLVLRTLGVPRASVVGAPLDVTGKSLALLMFLAVEGETPREVLADLLWSDQEGDAARRNLRVQLHRLKGAGLSDWLEVGPGAVALRGEVQVDLLALRAALASGDVAGAAAFARGRFLDHLSVPGAAQFEEWQERVAGQALEEQLRALDALAAFEAGRGGWAAALSAHAQALTLDPLRERSVRAQMEVLAAMGRREDALDAYRSLCRRLRDELGAEPLPATRVLAEGLERDRPAAPPAAALVGRAAEVLALRAARTMLVLGEAGIGKSRLLREAAGDALVLRGAPELTPLPFGALLDAFRSDTSGLAWCPEFLRPGLAAALSAPGGVASTDRGAMLDVLAQALLALAGGRAVVVEDLHWLDAGSLEAAFLALHRGARHVWLSARPGELQERAEVLAVLGRVNPARLTLTELPREAVNELIAGLAGGEAPLFTARLFEATAGHPLFLMETLRDLRERGLLAERGGRWHTPFDAFTVDYAEVPVPPSVTQAIRGRVERLGRVTRQLLQAGALWGESFPVSLVAGCVGVPVGEALDELERAQEARLVTPDGAGFRFGHDLHRRALLEDLGTARRGHLHGQLAALAPDGTPAGTVAQHFEAGGQPERAWPLWVRAAREAEGLFAHADAFALYGRALACGAPPRQAFAVRVARSELCRHLDDEPGREAELDALAALAAGLDDAGCWADLAARRAKWHTERDEYALAVAEVRAALGRFGGALDDDVRSALLLEGGAAMACLEDWPASAEWLQEALTLTRERLPVRASNVLYWLGYGAYRSGEYAQAAVAYRQSVDVLPAGTLSRGRVLSLWKVGACLRRMGQWCEASAALREADDSARTLNAGSIRGLIVAEQAALAFDQGEREVASALAAEARTLLSPGGTEGWDVLNPLLAALASGAVPATR
- a CDS encoding tripartite tricarboxylate transporter permease; translation: MEAVTSLLAGFETALTPLNLLWALIGVTLGTLVGVLPGIGPALTVALLLPVTAQLPPVSAFIMFAGIYYGGMFGGSTTSILLNTPGESSSIITALEGNKMARRGRAAAALATAAIGSFVAGTIGTILLTFAAPAIADVAVQIPPSAKFALIMLAFVTISATFGGSPLRGLISLFLGLAIGLVGTDLQSGQARFTLGYPELLDGIDFVTVVIGLFAIGETLFVASRLRKGKASVIKLDGNARMNREDWRRSWKPWLRGTALGFPFGAIPAGGAEIPTFLSYTLEKKLSKHPEEFGKGAIEGVAGPEAANNASAAGVLVPLLTLGLPTSATAAILLAAFQQYGLQPGPLLFVTSPELVWGLIASLYIGNVMLLALNLPLAPVWAKLLLIPRPFLYAGILVFSTVGVYSLNNSVFDLFLLAIFGVIGYGMRRFDFPVTPAIIGVILGPVAESQFRTAMQQSGGDMSVFVRQPLSAFILLIVVAALVVPQVLKARAARQGTVG
- a CDS encoding tripartite tricarboxylate transporter TctB family protein: MSDPSPTLTPPARPALSVPDLLVAVGVLIVGALLLIGTLKIPFGINAFVGPRVFPMIVSVGTLALGALLLVATLRGSRAEPAAEEDSDPDAQPDLRQPGLILGGFLIGSLILVPLGFVVGTAVMYFSVGFAFGERRLPLLAGVALIVALVTYVVFTRGLGLTLPPGILKGVL
- a CDS encoding tripartite tricarboxylate transporter substrate binding protein, whose product is MKKTAILAASALLTLATPVTAQGVSNLRIMAPASPGGGWDQTSRAIQTVLQNQGIAKPVQVFNVPGAGGTIGLAQLYNSKGDGNLLMTMGLVMVGAIQTNSSKVDLSRVTPIARLTGEYEVIVVPASSPYKNLGDLAAAWKANPNLPFAGGSAGGTDHMLVGLFAKAAGVDTKKMNYVPFSGGGETLAAVLGNQVTAAVAGYGEFEAQIKAGKLRALGISAPKAQPGIPVPTMKSQGFNVELANWRGIVAAPGLSSSEKAALVAVMDKLHASKEWKDTLKTRNWTDLYMSGSKFDVFLKLEASRTREILKDIGLVK